From Levilactobacillus zymae, a single genomic window includes:
- a CDS encoding 5'-methylthioadenosine/adenosylhomocysteine nucleosidase codes for MTFGVICAMEEEIKELKSALKDEQTTDIHGLAFYQGTIHDQSVVLVRSGIGKVEAGLTTALLITQFNVDVVINSGSAGALAAGLKIGDVVISTETAYHDADARAFGYEYGQLPQQPARFAASKEWGAKIAAAASQTGLTTKQGLIVSGDQFLNGPAATKPILEHFPDALSGEMEGAAVGQVAHQFDVPYVVVRAMSDTADNNSGVDFDDFIIDAGRQSAQMLLALFAAQQ; via the coding sequence ATGACATTCGGCGTAATCTGTGCCATGGAAGAAGAAATCAAAGAACTTAAATCAGCCCTTAAGGACGAACAAACCACTGACATTCATGGGTTGGCGTTCTACCAGGGAACCATTCACGACCAAAGCGTTGTGTTGGTGCGTTCCGGAATTGGGAAAGTGGAAGCCGGCTTAACCACGGCACTGTTGATTACCCAGTTTAACGTGGACGTGGTGATTAACTCCGGGTCGGCGGGCGCTTTGGCAGCCGGCTTAAAGATTGGTGACGTGGTGATCTCGACCGAAACGGCCTATCACGATGCCGATGCGCGGGCCTTTGGCTACGAATACGGCCAACTGCCCCAACAACCGGCCCGGTTCGCGGCTTCAAAGGAATGGGGCGCCAAGATTGCAGCGGCAGCCAGCCAAACCGGCCTGACCACCAAGCAAGGTTTGATCGTGTCCGGCGACCAATTCTTAAACGGTCCGGCGGCCACTAAACCCATTTTGGAACACTTCCCCGATGCACTTTCCGGTGAGATGGAAGGGGCAGCGGTGGGGCAAGTGGCCCATCAATTTGACGTTCCTTACGTGGTCGTGCGGGCGATGTCCGACACGGCAGATAACAATTCTGGCGTTGATTTTGACGACTTCATCATCGACGCTGGTCGGCAGTCGGCGCAGATGTTACTGGCGCTCTTTGCCGCACAACAGTAA
- a CDS encoding DUF1831 domain-containing protein, giving the protein MLFEKQMQIDGDADVYELDPNIKSYALKDVGFQVSNAGNYTLERSVDPTSPYNKNQMLKITIAKDLSGFKMATTNASGNRRLNIFKGPHAEGNVEQYHFIMQNLIDREILRKK; this is encoded by the coding sequence GTGTTATTTGAAAAGCAGATGCAAATTGACGGGGACGCCGATGTTTATGAACTGGATCCCAACATTAAGTCGTACGCCTTAAAGGACGTGGGGTTCCAGGTATCTAACGCCGGGAACTATACCCTGGAACGGTCGGTCGATCCGACCTCGCCGTATAACAAGAACCAAATGTTGAAGATCACGATTGCCAAGGACTTGTCCGGCTTCAAGATGGCGACGACTAACGCCTCGGGCAACCGGCGCTTGAACATCTTCAAGGGACCACACGCCGAGGGCAACGTCGAGCAATATCACTTTATCATGCAAAATTTGATTGACCGGGAAATCTTGCGGAAGAAATAA
- a CDS encoding cysteine desulfurase family protein: MKEIYLDNAATTPLSSAVLAEMTDKLAHVFGNASTLYGLGREAHTIMENSRQVIADSIHAASDEEIVFTSGGSESDNTAITQTAHARQALGKHIITTAIEHKAILEPLKALEQEGFEVTYLPVDQHGRISLDDFKAALRDDTILVSIMMGNNEVGSRMPIHEIGEILKDHQAWFHTDAVQAYGLLDIDVQRDHIDLLSTSAHKINGPKMMGFLYRREGINFPSLIKGGDQEEKRRAGTENVPALAGFATAVQALTPEVKAQRQTKYHDFKQHVVDGLTQNGIDFEVNGSLTGENLNHVLNIWIKGVSTYVMQTNLDLAGIAVSGGSACTAGSIEPSHVLTAMFGADSPRISESIRLSFGAYTTMADLDAFITAVTKIVTRLKHTSEVK, translated from the coding sequence GTGAAGGAGATTTACTTGGACAACGCGGCCACCACGCCCTTGTCATCCGCTGTCTTAGCGGAGATGACGGACAAGCTGGCCCACGTCTTCGGCAACGCGTCAACCCTGTACGGTTTAGGACGTGAAGCCCATACGATCATGGAAAATAGTCGGCAGGTGATTGCGGACAGCATTCACGCGGCCAGCGATGAAGAGATTGTCTTCACCAGTGGTGGTAGTGAAAGTGACAACACCGCCATTACCCAAACGGCCCACGCCCGTCAAGCGTTAGGCAAACACATCATCACCACGGCCATCGAACACAAGGCCATCTTAGAACCCCTGAAGGCCTTGGAACAAGAAGGGTTTGAGGTCACGTATCTGCCCGTCGATCAGCACGGCCGGATCAGTCTGGACGACTTCAAGGCGGCCCTGCGTGACGACACGATTTTGGTGTCCATCATGATGGGTAATAACGAGGTCGGTAGTCGAATGCCCATCCATGAGATTGGTGAAATCTTAAAGGACCACCAGGCGTGGTTCCACACCGATGCCGTGCAGGCGTATGGTTTGTTAGACATCGACGTGCAACGCGACCACATCGACCTGTTGTCAACGTCGGCGCATAAGATCAACGGGCCCAAGATGATGGGCTTCCTGTATCGGCGCGAGGGCATTAACTTCCCGAGTCTGATCAAGGGTGGTGATCAGGAAGAAAAGCGTCGGGCCGGAACCGAAAACGTGCCCGCCTTGGCCGGCTTTGCCACGGCCGTTCAGGCCTTAACGCCCGAAGTGAAGGCTCAACGGCAGACCAAGTACCACGACTTTAAGCAACACGTGGTCGACGGGTTAACCCAAAACGGCATCGACTTTGAGGTCAATGGGTCGCTGACCGGCGAAAACCTGAACCACGTGCTGAACATTTGGATCAAGGGTGTCTCGACCTACGTCATGCAGACCAACCTTGACTTGGCGGGCATTGCGGTGTCCGGCGGGTCTGCCTGCACGGCCGGGTCCATCGAACCGTCGCACGTATTGACGGCGATGTTTGGGGCCGACAGTCCGCGGATCAGTGAGTCGATTCGCTTGTCGTTCGGGGCTTACACCACCATGGCGGATCTGGACGCCTTTATTACCGCCGTGACCAAGATTGTGACGCGTTTAAAGCATACCAGTGAGGTGAAGTAG